CACGCGCATCTCGCGGAACCCGACCTGCGTGCACCAGGCCGTGAAGTCAGCGCCGGTGAAGTCGAAGGCGTCGCCGAACTCGATCAACATGTTGAGCGACATCATGAGTCCGAAGGCGTGCTCCCGGCGGGCGTCGTCGATGAGGTGCTCGATCGCCACGAAGGCTCCCCCGTCGGAAAGCGCCTCGTAGGCGGCTCGGATCAGGTGGAGTTTCTTCTCGAGGTTCCAGTCGTGCAGGATCATGCCC
The window above is part of the Deltaproteobacteria bacterium genome. Proteins encoded here:
- a CDS encoding methyltransferase — encoded protein: CTTLDLPVVTPIAERRISARGLGDRVTARAIDFLTEPLPGADVITMGMILHDWNLEKKLHLIRAAYEALSDGGAFVAIEHLIDDARREHAFGLMMSLNMLIEFGDAFDFTGADFTAWCTQVGFREMRVIPLTPTASAAVAYK